The Bacteroidales bacterium genome has a segment encoding these proteins:
- a CDS encoding helix-turn-helix transcriptional regulator, producing MENTKLVGELLREKREEKGLLLRHVSAELDIDTAILSKIERSERKATKEQIVKLAEILDLNKEDLLVQYLSEKILYEIKDEELGEKALKVAEQQMKYINKKNSGK from the coding sequence ATGGAAAACACTAAGTTGGTAGGCGAACTACTTCGAGAAAAAAGAGAAGAAAAAGGATTGCTTTTAAGGCACGTTTCTGCGGAATTGGATATTGACACAGCTATACTTAGCAAAATTGAAAGAAGCGAGCGAAAAGCAACTAAAGAACAGATAGTAAAACTGGCAGAGATACTTGATTTGAATAAAGAAGATTTACTTGTTCAATACTTGAGCGAAAAAATACTTTATGAAATAAAAGACGAAGAATTAGGAGAAAAAGCACTAAAAGTAGCAGAGCAGCAAATGAAATATATTAACAAAAAGAACAGCGGAAAATGA